A region from the Vicia villosa cultivar HV-30 ecotype Madison, WI linkage group LG3, Vvil1.0, whole genome shotgun sequence genome encodes:
- the LOC131660125 gene encoding F-box/FBD/LRR-repeat protein At3g52680-like encodes MISTQDSKRFRVSKPSMMISTQDRLSNLPDSILSHILSFLPTKLAARTSILSKIWKSIWLSLTTLDFTIGITPNHVIHSIILSRDIKLPILSFRLTCDKPEDEDLDSVIKIAIQRRVETLELNMLSYPLEMKFFSNFFTSNTLTVLKLTHIYIVKDLPGISVSSSIKTIYLDDVIFCRTSYVINFFSAFPNLEVLQTKCVGVYDWSNLPAPGAMMECLPNLVRADINDHVLIPLLPFSRALILNLGKVWSHPFVQVPNFYNLTQMELFIDLDQLGKWILKLLQHTPKLDHLIIHHQEIENQKEIYAMNRERIKKMNNQVDPKMVPECLSSRLKTCLFPSWRGKNYELQFAEYIMRNSKVLSTMTIQCSSSLDLNAKYQILQKLSLYPKGCKLIFD; translated from the exons ATGATTTCAACACAAGATAGCAAGCGATTTAGGGTTAGCAAGCCATCGATGATGATTTCAACACAAGATAGGCTTAGTAACCTTCCTGACTCAATTCTCTCTCACATTCTCTCTTTTCTTCCAACCAAATTAGCCGCCCGCACAAGCATCCTCTCAAAGATCTGGAAATCAATATGGCTTTCTCTCACCACTTTGGATTTCACTATTGGAATCACCCCAAACCATGTTATACACTCAATCATACTATCTCGTGACATCAAATTGCCAATACTATCATTCCGCCTAACGTGTGACAAACCTGAAGATGAAGATTTAGACTCAGTTATTAAGATAGCAATACAAAGAAGAGTTGAAACCCTAGAACTTAACATGCTCTCTTACCCTTTAGAGATGAAattcttttctaattttttcaCTTCTAACACTCTTACTGTTCTCAAGCTTACACACATATATATTGTCAAAGACCTTCCTGGAATAAGTGTTTCTTCTTCTATCAAAACTATTTATTTAGATGATGTCATTTTCTGTCGTACTAGCTATGTCATCAACTTTTTCTCCGCCTTTCCCAATCTAGAGGTATTGCAAACAAAATGCGTAGGTGTTTACGATTGGTCTAATCTACCTGCACCTGGAGCAATGATGGAATGTTTGCCCAATTTGGTGAGAGCTGATATTAATGACCATGTACTTATTCCTTTACTCCCCTTTTCCAGGGCACTCATTCTCAATTTAGGGAAG GTATGGTCGCACCCCTTTGTACAAGTCCCCAATTTTTACAATTTAACTCAAATGGAGCTATTCATTGACTTGGACCAATTAGGGAAGTGGATACTTAAACTGCTTCAACATACTCCCAAACTTGACCATCTTATCATTCATCATCAG GAAATAGAAAATCAGAAGGAAATCTATGCGATGAATCGGGAGCGCATAAAGAAGATGAATAATCAGGTGGACCCAAAGATGGTTCCAGAATGTCTTTCTTCTCGGCTCAAAACTTGTTTGTTTCCAAGTTGGAGAGGCAAAAACTACGAGCTTCAATTTGCTGAATATATCATGCGAAATTCAAAAGTATTAAGTACCATGACAATTCAGTGCTCCTCTTCCTTGGATTTAAATGCAAAATatcaaatattacaaaaattatctCTATATCCAAAGGGCTGTAAACTTATATTTGACTGA